TCCCCTTGTAGAGCATATTCTCCCGCTCGGCGAGGGGCACGTCTCCTTCAAGGACGTCGCTCGTCTTTCCGACGGGAACGGACTCGCCGGTGAGCGCCGATTCGTCGGCCTGGAGCTTGGAGGGCTCGATCACTCGAAGGTCGGCCGGAACGACGTTCCCGGCGTCGAGGAGCACGACGTCTCCCGGCACCAGGTCTTCGGCGGACACCTCCTCGACCTCTCCCTCCCGGCGAACGCGGGCCTCGATCTCCGTCATCTCCTGAAGGCCCTCCATCGACTTGATGGCCCGCATCTCGGTGACGAACCCGATGAGCCCATTGATGAGAAGCACGACGAAGATGGCCACACCTTCGACGTTCTCGTTCAGTGCGAAGGCTGCCACTCCCGCCACCGCCAGCAACAGGACGATGAAGCTCTTGAACTGGTTCGCCAGAACCCCCCACCAGCCCCGCTGTTCCGCCTCCCGCAACGCATTCGGGCCGACCCGCTCGCGCCGCGTTTCGGCTTCGTCCTCGCTCAGCCCCTTGTCCGTTGAAACCTCGTAGTGATCGAGGATCTCGTCCGACGACCTACCCCACGGCGTTTGAATCGGATGTTCGTCCATCTCCAGCGGAAAAGACCCTGAGAATGGCTATGGTCGATAATCATAAAAAATACGCTGCGTGATTCCCACCTCCCTGTTCGCACCAGTTCCAGTCACGAGAGACAGGCGATAGATGCTACATTTCGGTCGCAGGTGCCCGGACCGTCAACACGGGAATGGGAGACGTGCGGACGAGATAGTCGGTGACGCTGCCCAGCACGTACCGATGGAAGCCGGTTCGCCCGTGAGTGCCGACGACAACGAGATCGATGTCGTGTTCTTCGATGTACGTGAGAATCACTTTGTGAATCGATGGGCCGTATTCGACTGTCTTGGAAGTCGATTCGATGCCAGCGTCGTCCGCGAAATTCGCCACTTCGTCGAGTAGCTCTGTCGCACGTTCTTCTAACAGATCCATCTGCCTATCTGTCCAAACGTCGACGCCCAGAACTGGGATGGCGATGGCCGAGAGGAGGTGTAGTGCTGCTCCCTCAGCATCTGCCACGTCAACGCCAATTGCAAGTGCCTGGTTCGCACAGTCGCTCCCGTCGGTCGGGACGAGCACGTTCTGATACGGGTGGGTGATCTTGGCGTCGTCATTCGGTGAGAGGGTGAGTACAGGGACGTCCGCTCGCCGGACGACGCGCTCGGTTGTGCTACCGAGGAGAAACCGCTCAAGTCCCCGGCGACCGTGTGTTGGCATCACGACGAGATCGATTCCCCGTGTCTCGGCGTAGTCGATGATTGTCCAGTACGCCTCGCCCTGACGTACCTCCGTGACGGTGTCCACGCCCTGTTGAGTGGCGAGATCTGCCGCCTCACTGACGACTTTCTTTCCGTCCACTTCGAGGACCTCGACGCTATCGCTCCGGAGTTGGAGGACGCTCTCCTGTGTCGTGTCTACAACGTTGAGAATGTGGACTGTCGCGTCGTGGGTGGTCGCGATATCGAGGATGTGATCGAATGCGACCGTCGCACCGTTACTTCCATCCGTTGGAAAGAGGATCTGATCGAACATGGTTCAGTAATCGGGAGAGTGACACAAAAATCCAGGACTCTCTGGCTATCTCATACTGAAAATTACAGTAGTTGAATCATACAAGCAGTGTTCGTCCGGCTGGCATCGTCTTGGACTCTGGGTACACTGTTGTATATGAGTGACACCGCCGTTGGGGCCAATACTAATCAGTTAGACTGATTCTTGACCGTGTGGTTGCCAGCGTCTCGTAGTGGTTTCGACTCTCGATTCTCATCGGACTGTATTTCGACAGATCGCCAACCAGTCGTACGCTGACTGGCCAGTATACGATTCGACGCCGTTGTACGATCGCACCTCGCTCCCTGCGCTGGAAGCGGACGTTCGGACCGTCGCACAAACGTGGTTCGGACACGACGATCACACCGCTATTGAGCAGTTCGTCTGTTCACTTCCGCTGGCGTATTTCAAATTCAGCAGACACGACCACTACACAGGGTCAACCAGCTACGGGATGGATACCCTCTGTCGGCTGTTCGTGCTGAAAGAATGCTATGGCTGGGACCACGAAACAGCGCTCGTTGAGTATCTTCACCACCACCCCTCGCTCTGCGAGCAGCTGGGGTTCGAGACGATTCCGGACCAGTCGACACTATGGCGCAGTTGGCACGAGCGGTTCACCGCTGACCTCAGGGAAACAGTCGAGACGGCGGCTCGAACGATCCTCATCAAAGCCCAGAATGCGGGTGTCGAGACTCCGCGTGAACCGGAACGAAAGCTCCGATACCACGGGAACGAGTCTGGTGAGTCAGACCCGGACGATCAAGCTACTTTGGAGCAGGCAGAAAAGATTACTGACTACGTCAACAGCATCGTTTTCCCGGCGTTCTCTTTGGAGCGCGGTGAGAGCTGTGAGATTCCCGAGAATGCCTACTGGGACCTGCAGACGTATCTCGGGCTTCGTGAGAAGTTGGCCGCCAACGAGGGCGCGCGCAGTTTCAGTACTTCACGAAACTTCCTCGGCTAACCACCTCTGAAGCTTAAGTTCCGTGTCGAATCGACTCCACTATCGATCTTGACGAGGGGGTCACCGGAAGATCAAGAGAAGATCGTCGCTGTCGGCGGCGATCCGCCGCCGACGCGACAGCCTTGCCACTCACCGCAGGGGCGTACTCGATCGGTCGTTACCGGACGAACCGGTCGTCCGGCGGTCGGTTTGCGGGGACGGCCCGACGCGTCGCGAGGGCCGTCCACGCTGCCCGTCGGATCATGTTGGTGAACTCCTTATACGACCACTCCCAGAGGCGACGCCCGCCTCGGCGGGGCGTCGCCACATACTCCCAGTGCAGATACCGCCACACGTTCTGTAACAGCAAACTCACTACGACGTACAGCAGCCGTACCGCCGGATCCTGTGTCGTAGTCGTCGCAATCGTTTGCTCGGAGAGTCGGTAGCTGGCCTCGATACCGAAGCGTTTCGCGTAGTGGTATCGAGCGTCGCGAGGAGAATTGATGAACGGCGCGTCAGCGGCGTAGCCGTGACGCGCCACGCCATGTTCGTCGTATCGTCCGTTCTGGTAGGTACAGTCGATGTAGACGGGAAACTCGACGGTCCAGCTGTGACCGTCGAGTTTCGCCGTCATGTCGTGGTGAATCACGCGACTCCAGCCCTCGGAGAGTTCTTGCTTGATCGACTGACCCCACCGGATAATCGGGATGACGTACGCGTGGTTGTGCGCCTGCAGCAGCGTGAGACACTTGCTGTCGTAGAATTCTCGATCGAGGTAGACGGCCTTGACGCCGAGGTCAAGGCCGTCAAGGATACCGAGAAACTCGGCGAGGACGCTGCTGGCGGTGTCGCCGTCGACAAGACGGCGCACCGCCAGCGTGTAGCGTTTGTTCTTCACGCGTGCGTACAGCGTCGCGTACGCGTGGAATGCGGTTGTTCCACGCTTGGCTTCCGAGTGGTAGAGGCCCTCTGTGCCGTCTTCGTCACCGTAGTAGGGACGCAGGTGGAGGTCAGCGACGACCTCCACCTGCTTGGGAAGGGCATCGAGAATATCTCGCTGGAGGAGTGTGTTTCCGACTCGTTCGAGCTGTTCCAGCTCGAACTTCGTCCGAAGATGATAGAGGACGGCGTTGGCACGAGGGGAGTTAGCACTATTCTCACAAAGTGTCGAGATTGAGGTCCCGTCGGCGCACGCGCCGACGAGGACCTCACAGATCTCTTCCGACGTTATCTGAGCGTTCTCACCGAGAGTGATCGAAACTTCCTCGTCAAGGGTGTTGACGAGGAAGTTAAGAATCTGGTCCTCATGGAGTCTACTGTCTGCTTGCTGGGTTCTAAGCACACCTTCCGCAAGCAGACGTCTCAACTAACCGGCTTCGTGAAGTACTGAGTTTTATCTACGAGTCGACGCGTGATCGAACACCACTCGGGCACGGTCATCGCGACCAGATTCGGGATCTCTCTATCGAGCAGATTCGCGAGATGTACCGACAGGCAGTCCAGCAACTCATCAACGAACTCGCAGAGACGGAGGAGCTCTTCCGAGCGGGTATCGTCGCGATTGACATTACCGAGGATGACCCCTTTACCGGCGACCGCACCGGCCACGAGGACGAGATCATCGGGACGAAGGAGAAGACCGACGAGTACGCCTATCAATGGGCCACCGTCCAGTTAGTAGGGAATGCCGTTCCGATTGTGCTGGACGCACGGCCAGTTCGGAAGGGTGAGTCCCGCTTAGAAATCGTCGAGGACCTCTTGAATTCAGCCGAGGAGCTGGTTCACGTCGATAACGTCCTGATGGACCGGGAGTTCGATAGCCAGCACGTTCTGGAGATGATCAGTCAGCGCGGGCTTTCCTATGTCGTGCCGAAGCGAATGCAGACCAGCGAGAAAGCCCAGGCCAAGCGATTGCTCCAGCGCGACCAAGACCGCTACGAGACTGACCGCAAACTCCACCTCGGCAAGAACGAGTGGCACGAGACGACGCTGATCTACCGCCGGAAAGAGAACTCCGAGCACGACGATCACCGGCAGTACTCGGTGTTTATGACGAATTGCGGGAGTGGTCACCTCGCAGAGTACGGCTATCGGTGGGAAATCGAGAGCGGCTATCGGTCGATCAAGAGGTTCATGGCTGCAACGACATCCAAGGATTTCGGGTTACGATTCTTCTACTTCGCGTTCGCGTGTCTGCTGTACTCGATCTGGCGAGCGGTGGATTTGCTCGTGCAGGTCGAGTTGACTGGTGAGTACGAGCACTCACCGATTGTGACGGCGGATAATGCGCTGACGCTGTTGAAGAAGGAGACGGGAATCGGGTAGACAGCCACTCAAGTCCTCAGAATGCCTGTTTTGAGTGGCAACACTGGGTGTAGTCTGGAAAATTGCCGAAATAGTTGGTCGGTGGACAAGAATTATCTCCTCAGAGGCATCCTGAGCTAGGTTCTGTGACGAAATTCGGCCGAAACCACGCATCACAGCCTCACTAAACCCGCTGTAGTCTCAACTTCCAACCAACACACATAGGTATAGCGTCATAAGATATACGAATCGAGAGGAAACACGAATTCAGCCGTTTCGAGACCCAAAACGCTAGAATTCGTCGGCCGAGGCCGCCAGACAAACTGCTCGTGATTAGTATAGTAATCACGAACAGTTTGAAGTACCCCAGCGCCGTCTACGAGGCACGAATGCGACGATCGTCTGCGAGGGCCGTTTCCGGAGCGCCGCCGAGGCGTGGAGAGAACGAGGACGGGGGGCACAGTGACTGAACGCACGCGGTCGACGGCGCTCCGGTCGACGTTCGACCGGTACCTCCAGGACAAAGGGAAAGGTCGCGGTGGCGACGGTGGAAACTACCGTCGGAACGCGAGCCGCGAACTCGAGCGGTTCCACGAGTGGACCGTCGGCGACCGCGGCGACGACGACTGGACCGGGATCACCCCCGACGACGCCGACCGAGCACCGGCGTTCGTCGATCTGGACGAGTGGGTCTTCCGGGAGTACGCGCGACACCTCGCCGGCGACCGCGGCCTCAAACAGAACACCGTGCAGACGTACTACGCCTACGTCTCTGCGTGGTGCGGGTGGTGCGTCAACGAGGGCTACCTCGAAGCGCACTACGCCCAGCGGGCGAGCGCGACCGCGCCGCTCCCCGACGACGACGGCCGCAAGCCGGGCGATCAGCAGGCCTGGACGGCGGAGCAGCGCCACGCGCTCACGCGACACGTCGACGAGGCGGCGCGTCACGCCGTCGAGGTGTTCGC
This sequence is a window from Salinigranum marinum. Protein-coding genes within it:
- a CDS encoding universal stress protein — translated: MFDQILFPTDGSNGATVAFDHILDIATTHDATVHILNVVDTTQESVLQLRSDSVEVLEVDGKKVVSEAADLATQQGVDTVTEVRQGEAYWTIIDYAETRGIDLVVMPTHGRRGLERFLLGSTTERVVRRADVPVLTLSPNDDAKITHPYQNVLVPTDGSDCANQALAIGVDVADAEGAALHLLSAIAIPVLGVDVWTDRQMDLLEERATELLDEVANFADDAGIESTSKTVEYGPSIHKVILTYIEEHDIDLVVVGTHGRTGFHRYVLGSVTDYLVRTSPIPVLTVRAPATEM
- a CDS encoding ISH3 family transposase, which translates into the protein MLRTQQADSRLHEDQILNFLVNTLDEEVSITLGENAQITSEEICEVLVGACADGTSISTLCENSANSPRANAVLYHLRTKFELEQLERVGNTLLQRDILDALPKQVEVVADLHLRPYYGDEDGTEGLYHSEAKRGTTAFHAYATLYARVKNKRYTLAVRRLVDGDTASSVLAEFLGILDGLDLGVKAVYLDREFYDSKCLTLLQAHNHAYVIPIIRWGQSIKQELSEGWSRVIHHDMTAKLDGHSWTVEFPVYIDCTYQNGRYDEHGVARHGYAADAPFINSPRDARYHYAKRFGIEASYRLSEQTIATTTTQDPAVRLLYVVVSLLLQNVWRYLHWEYVATPRRGGRRLWEWSYKEFTNMIRRAAWTALATRRAVPANRPPDDRFVR